The window CGTGCCCTGGTTGGGCTTGTCGAACCCGGTGAGCAGGTTGAAGAACGTCGTCTTGCCCGCACCGTTGGGACCGATCAGGGCAGTGATGACGCCGCGCTGGACCTCCAGGTGGCCGACGTCGACGGCGGTCATGCCGCCGAACCGGCGCTGCACGTCGTCGACCAGCATGATCGGGTCCGGCTTGCTGACGCCGACCTTCGGGTCGACTCCGGCCAGGACGTGCTCGGCCGCCTTGGCAGCCGCGGAGTCGCTGCGTTCGACGGCGTCCAGCGCCTCGACCGTGCTCTCGGGCTCTGTCACCTCAGTCACTGTGTTCTCCGTCGTCGGGGCGGTCGTCGCATCGGGAGTCTCGTCAGGAGTCTCGACGGGCGCCTGGGCGGGCGTCTCGTCAGGGGCCGCATCGGGCTTCGTCTCATCGGACATCGAAGGCGAGCTCCTTCTTGTTCCCCAGTATTCCTTGTGGCCGGAAGATGACGAGGAGCATGAGCGTCACGCCGACGAGCAGTCCACCGATCTGCTCGACCATCGTGCTCGACACGATGCCCTCCAGGCCCTCACGCATGCCCGCGCGGAGCAGCATGTAGACCGCGAAGAAGAGCATGGAACCCAGCACCGGGCCGAACAGGGTGGCGGCGCCACCGAGCAGGAGCACCGTCCACACGAAGAACGTGAGCGAGCGGCCCATGGAGTCGGGGGCGATCGACCGGGGCAGCACGTAGAGCATGCCCGCGAGCGAACCGCACATGCCGCCGAGCACGAGCGCCTGCATCTTGTAGGAGAAGACGTTCTTGCCGAGGGCGCGGACGGCGTCCTCGTCCTCGCGGATGCCCTTCAGCACGCGGCCCCAGGGGCTGCGCGTGAGGAGCCAGATCACCAGGACCGCGATGAGCACCACGGCCCAGGCGAACAGCCGGGTCCACCACGAGTCGGAACCCGTGAACACGTATTCGAGGGGTCCGAACGCGCCGCGCTCCGGCGCTGCCGGCAGGAACGACAGGTCCTGGAAGGTCGCCTTGAAGGAGTTACCCGTAAGGCCCGCCGCGCCGCCGGTCCATTCCTGGAACACGGTGGCACGGCCGAGCATTCGGATGATCTCCGCGGCGGAGATGGTCACGATCGCCAGGTAGTCCCCCCGGAGCTGCAGCGTGGGCAGACCAAGGATGAACGCGAAGAGCGCGCCGGCCGCGAGCGAGACGAGCAGGGCGAGCCAGAACGGCGCGCCGGAAATCGTGGCGATGCCGAAGCCGTAGGCGCCCAGCAGCATGAAGCCTGCCTGCCCCATGTTGAGGAGGCCGGTGAACCCGAAGTGCAGGTTGAGGCCGATAGCGGCCAGCGCCATGGCGGCGGTGGTCGGAGCGATGAGCTCGGCGAGCGCCTGGGTGAGGATGCGGCTCAGTTCCATGATGGTTCTCCTTTCAGCCGATCCGCTCGGCGCGGCCGAGCAGGCCCTGGGGCCGCAGCAGCAGCACGAGGATGAGGATCACGAGGGCCGACGCGTACCGCAGGTCGCTCGGCATCCCGGGGATGAGGGTGGACATCTCGACGACGAGGCCGATCACGAGGGAGCCGAGCAGGGCGCCGTACGCCGTGCCCAGGCCACCGAGGGTGACGGCGGCGAACATCAGCAGCAGCAGGAGCATGCCGAGCGACCAGTTGAACGAGCCGAACGAGATGGCCAGCAGCATGCCCGCGAGGCCCGCGAACCCCGCGGACATGACCCACACGATGCGGATGATGCGGTCGGGGTTGATGCCGGTGGCCGCCGCGAGTGCCGGGTTGTCCGACACGGCGCGCGTGGCGCGTCCGATCCGGGTTCGGGTGAGGAACCAGGCGATGAACAGGATCACCAGGACGGCAACCCCCATCGAGATCCACGACACCGTGCTCAGCGTGATGCCGGCGAGCTCCAGGGGCCGGGGGTTCTGCGGTAGGACGCGGAGCGACCGCCCGCCGATGACCATCTGGATGGCGTACTGCAGCGCGAGCGCCAGACCGATGGTCACGATCATCATCTGTGTGACCGGGGTGCCGCGCTTGCGCAACGGTCCCCAGATGGCGGCGTCCTGCAGCCAGCCGGTTCCGGCGCAGACCGCGATGACCAGGATCACGGTGAGCCAGACCGGCAGGTTCAGCCAGTTGATGCCGATGAAGCCGAACATGGCGCCGAGCGTCACCTGCTCGCCGTGGGAGAAGCTGGACAGCCCGGTCGTGCCGTAGATGAGGCTGATGCCCACCGAGGCGAGGGCGAGCAGCAGGCCGAAGCGGATGCCGGAGCCGAACTGCTGCCAGATCTGCTGGAAGGACGGGCCGCCTCGCGTGGTGGTGTCGGCGCCGCCGAGGCCTTCGTCGACGGGTGCGGTGCCGTCGGTCGCCGCGTCGGTCGGCTCGCTGCTCCCGGTCTCGCCGTCGGAGGGAGCCTCGGAGGGCTCGCTCTCGGGCGGCGTGGTGCCGAGGTTGAACGCGGCGCGCGCGGAGATGCCGGTCTGTGCCGTGACCTGCCGTTCGGTGGCGTCGGGGAACAGCCCGTCCGGGACGGTCGTCTCGTCGAGGGTGAGCGTGTAGCTGCCGACTTCCGGCACCTCTACCGAGGCCGGACCTTCCGCGCTGGTGGTCACTTCTGTTTCGAACCCCGCACCCGAGACGGTGACGCCGACGTCCGGGACGGGATTGTTCTCCTCGTCCAGGACGATGGCCACGACACAGGCGGTCGAGCCGTCAGGGGTGCAATCGGCGGCGGGCGCTTCGGCGGCCATGGCTGGCGCCGCAGCGAGCACGGCTGGAATAGCCGCTGCCGCGAGCGTGGCGAGCAGCCTCCGCGCGGCCGTCGCGAGGTTCGGTCGGTCGGCTGTCATCTGCCGGGTCCTCCGTCGGTTCTGGTGTGTAGTGCTCCGAGGTCTCGGTGCCGCACGATGCCAGGATGATTCAGTCCTGCTTAACCAGGCCTGCATCAAACTGATGGCATCGGCGTGCCGAGAGTGTAGCCGTGCGATGTGTCACTGGTTACACGCACCCGTCACACCAGGGTCACGATGTCCCACCGTCGACGGGCAGGTCGGACATCGTTAACCCCACGCCGGCAAGGCGCCGCGGCTAGGCTGACGCGGTGTCCGAAGACGCCATGCCGGCCCGAGCGGCCTCCCCAGCACCCGATGGATCGACCACTTCCGTGCGTGTCCCGGCCTCGTCCGGGCCCGCCCCGCACGCTCCCGAGCTCCTCACCGCCGCGCCCGAACCCCCCTTGACGGTGCGCCGGCCCACCGAGCGCACCTTCCACGGCGACACGTTCGTCGACGACTACGAGTGGCTCCGCGACAAGGAGGACCCCGAGGTCGTAGCGCACCTGGAGGCGCAGAACGCCTGGACCCTGGCGCGCCAGGAGCATCTTGCGCCGCTGCGGCAGACCCTGTTCGACGAGATCAAGGGCCGCACCCTGGAGACCGACCTCTCGGTCCCCGCACGTGACGGCGACTGGTGGTACTACGCCCGCACTGTCGAGGGCCAGCAATACCCGATCCACGCCCGCTACCCCGTTGCCGGCCCGGACGACTGGACGCCTCGCGTCCTTGAGCCCGGCACGCCCGTGCCGGGCGAGCAGGTGCTCCTGGACCAGAACGTCGAGGCCGAGGGTCACGACTTCTTCGCGCTGGGTTCGTTCGACGTGTCCGACGACGGCGGCCGCCTGCTCTACGCGACCGACACCGAGGGCGACGAGCGCTACACGCTGCGGGTCCGGGACCTGGCCACGGGTGCGGACCTGCCGGACGAGGTCCGGGAGATCGCGCCCGGCGCTCTGTTCGCGCCCGACGGCGAGCACGTCTTCTACCTGACCGTCGACGACGCCTGGCGGCCCTGGCGAGTCTGGCGGCATCTGCTCGGCACGCCCAAGGCCGACGACGTGCTCGTCTTCGAGGAGCCCGACGAGCGCTTCTGGGTGAACGCCGGGCTGTCCCGGTCGAAGAAGTACCTGCAGCTCGACCTCGGCTCCAAGGTGACGAACGAGACGTGGCTGCTGGAGGCGGACAACCCGACCGGCGAGTTCTGGGTCGTGTGGCCCCGCCGCGAGGGTGTTGAGTACTCGGTGGAGCACGCGGTGCTGCCGGACTCAGCAGGTCAGGCCGTGGACTCGCTGCTGATCCTGCACAACCAGGACGCCCTGAACTTCGAGCTCGTCAGCTCCCCGGTGCCCGCGCCCGGCGAGACGGTGACCCCGGAGGCGGCAACCGTCGTCGTGCCGCACGATCCTGGAGTGCGGCTGGAGGGTGTGAGCGCCAGCGAGCGCTACCTGGTGCTCTACTACCGTCGCGCGGCGATCTCCCGGTCGGCGGTGCTGCAGCTGCCGCAGGCAGAGGCCCCGCAGGCCGAGCCCTTCGCCTGGGACTTCCAGGAGCTCTCGTTCGGTCAGCCGCTGGAGTCCGTCGGCGCGGGGGTGGGCGCGTGGGAGCAGCCCAACCTCAAGGTCGGCTACACGTCGTTCGTCACCCCGCAGTCGCTCTACCTGTACGACGTCGCTTCCGGCGAGCGCACGCTGCTCAAGCAGCAGCCGGTGCTCGGCGGTTACGACGCCGCCGACTACGACCAGCGCCGCCAGTGGGCCGTCGCCGAGGACGGCACCCGCGTCCCGATCTCCCTGGTCTGGCGCAGAGACAAGGTGCAGTTCGTTGCCGGCGAACAGGGTGGCGACCCCGTCGAGCCCGCCCCGCTCTTCCTGTACGGGTATGGCGCGTACGAGTCCTCGATCGACCCGTACTTCTCCGTCGGCCGCCTGAGCCTGCTGGACCGCGGCGTCGTCTTCGCGGTCGCGCACGTGCGTGGCGGCGGCGAGATGGGCCGCGCCTGGTACAACGACGGCAAGCTCGCCGCCAAGCGGAACACGTTCACCGACTTCGTGGCCTGCGGGCGGCATCTCGTCGAGGCCGGCTGGACGGCGCCGGACCGGCTGGTGGCCGACGGCGGCAGCGCCGGCGGTCTGCTCATGGGCGCGGTCACCAACCTGGCGCCCGAGCTGTTCGCGGGGGTGCTCGCCGGGGTCCCGTTCGTGGACGCGCTGACATCGATGCTCGACCCGACGCTCCCCCTGACCGTTACCGAACGGGACGAGTGGGGCGACCCGCTGAACGACTCCGAGGTCTACGCGTACATGCGCTCGTACACGCCGTACGAGAACGTGCCCGACGACGCCCGGCACTACCCCCCGATCCTCGCCACCACGAGCTTCAACGACACCCGCGTCCTGTACGTGGAGCCGGCGAAGTGGGTGGCGCGGCTCCAGGCCGCTGGGGCGCCCGCGATGCTGAAGATCGAGATGTCCGGCGGGCACGGCGGCGTCTCGGGGCGCTACTCGGCGTGGGAGCAGGTCGCGTTCGAGCACGCGTGGACGCTGGACGTGCTGGGCCTGTCCGACCACTGACCCGGTAGCCCCCGCGGCCGGCCAGCGGGGGCTACAGGCTGGCCTTGGCCGCGACGACCCGGGCCGCCGCCGCATCCACCTTCGCGGCGAAGGCCGGGTCGGCGCGCGCTGCCTCGACCAGCGCGTCCACCATCGCGGGCGCGACGGACGGCTTGGCCGAGGCGAGCACCAGGTCCACCCCGGCGTCGACGGCGCGGACCGCGCGCTCGCCCGCGGGAACACTCTGGACCTGCACCGCCGCTGACAGGTCGTCGGAGATGATGACGCCGTCGAACCCAAGCTCACGCACCAGGCCCACAGCCTTCGGGCTGAACACGGCCGGCGCGTCCGGGTCGATCCGCGTGTAGATCGCGGACGACATCATGACGAGGCCGGAGCCCGCCTCGATACCCGCGTCGAACACGGCTACCGACGCGGCGTCCGGGCCGGTGACCTTGTCGGTCACGCCGGCCGTGGTGTCGGTGTTCGCGGTGACCCGGCCCAGGCCGGGGAAGTGCTTGATCGACGTCTGCACACCCGCGTCGCGCTGGCCCTGCGCGAACGCGTTGCCGTGCGTGATCACGGACTGGGCCGTATACCCGTAGTTGCGCGCGAAGACGCCGATCGGCGGGTTCGACGCCGCGGTCTTGGCCGGCACGAGGTCGAGCACCGGCGCCAGGTTGAGGTTCACACCCGCGGCCGCGAGCTCGGCGCCCCAGGTCCGGGAGCGGGCGCGCAGGTCGGGTGCGGACAGCTTCGCCTGGTCGAGCGCGCTGGGTATGTCGCTGAACCCCTGCCCCCGCAGCACCTGGACCTCGCCGCCCTCCTGGTCCGTGGCGACGT is drawn from Promicromonospora sp. Populi and contains these coding sequences:
- a CDS encoding branched-chain amino acid ABC transporter permease: MELSRILTQALAELIAPTTAAMALAAIGLNLHFGFTGLLNMGQAGFMLLGAYGFGIATISGAPFWLALLVSLAAGALFAFILGLPTLQLRGDYLAIVTISAAEIIRMLGRATVFQEWTGGAAGLTGNSFKATFQDLSFLPAAPERGAFGPLEYVFTGSDSWWTRLFAWAVVLIAVLVIWLLTRSPWGRVLKGIREDEDAVRALGKNVFSYKMQALVLGGMCGSLAGMLYVLPRSIAPDSMGRSLTFFVWTVLLLGGAATLFGPVLGSMLFFAVYMLLRAGMREGLEGIVSSTMVEQIGGLLVGVTLMLLVIFRPQGILGNKKELAFDVR
- a CDS encoding branched-chain amino acid ABC transporter permease gives rise to the protein MTADRPNLATAARRLLATLAAAAIPAVLAAAPAMAAEAPAADCTPDGSTACVVAIVLDEENNPVPDVGVTVSGAGFETEVTTSAEGPASVEVPEVGSYTLTLDETTVPDGLFPDATERQVTAQTGISARAAFNLGTTPPESEPSEAPSDGETGSSEPTDAATDGTAPVDEGLGGADTTTRGGPSFQQIWQQFGSGIRFGLLLALASVGISLIYGTTGLSSFSHGEQVTLGAMFGFIGINWLNLPVWLTVILVIAVCAGTGWLQDAAIWGPLRKRGTPVTQMMIVTIGLALALQYAIQMVIGGRSLRVLPQNPRPLELAGITLSTVSWISMGVAVLVILFIAWFLTRTRIGRATRAVSDNPALAAATGINPDRIIRIVWVMSAGFAGLAGMLLAISFGSFNWSLGMLLLLLMFAAVTLGGLGTAYGALLGSLVIGLVVEMSTLIPGMPSDLRYASALVILILVLLLRPQGLLGRAERIG
- a CDS encoding S9 family peptidase codes for the protein MSEDAMPARAASPAPDGSTTSVRVPASSGPAPHAPELLTAAPEPPLTVRRPTERTFHGDTFVDDYEWLRDKEDPEVVAHLEAQNAWTLARQEHLAPLRQTLFDEIKGRTLETDLSVPARDGDWWYYARTVEGQQYPIHARYPVAGPDDWTPRVLEPGTPVPGEQVLLDQNVEAEGHDFFALGSFDVSDDGGRLLYATDTEGDERYTLRVRDLATGADLPDEVREIAPGALFAPDGEHVFYLTVDDAWRPWRVWRHLLGTPKADDVLVFEEPDERFWVNAGLSRSKKYLQLDLGSKVTNETWLLEADNPTGEFWVVWPRREGVEYSVEHAVLPDSAGQAVDSLLILHNQDALNFELVSSPVPAPGETVTPEAATVVVPHDPGVRLEGVSASERYLVLYYRRAAISRSAVLQLPQAEAPQAEPFAWDFQELSFGQPLESVGAGVGAWEQPNLKVGYTSFVTPQSLYLYDVASGERTLLKQQPVLGGYDAADYDQRRQWAVAEDGTRVPISLVWRRDKVQFVAGEQGGDPVEPAPLFLYGYGAYESSIDPYFSVGRLSLLDRGVVFAVAHVRGGGEMGRAWYNDGKLAAKRNTFTDFVACGRHLVEAGWTAPDRLVADGGSAGGLLMGAVTNLAPELFAGVLAGVPFVDALTSMLDPTLPLTVTERDEWGDPLNDSEVYAYMRSYTPYENVPDDARHYPPILATTSFNDTRVLYVEPAKWVARLQAAGAPAMLKIEMSGGHGGVSGRYSAWEQVAFEHAWTLDVLGLSDH
- a CDS encoding glycoside hydrolase family 3 N-terminal domain-containing protein is translated as MSRFRPLGLVIAAVLTVGALAAGCTGQTAEPDPTALPGPVQSSGQPETQPSSPSSSPSPTVSPAGPGNPSDGGSPGEPTAGPTDAPTPAPGAPDLSLVAGWSLTDKVGQIVMVGLPLKGPFQPTFDMLQQQRIGGVFLHGRTKAGRQPVKNLVDAAIAAGAQERAPLYVATDQEGGEVQVLRGQGFSDIPSALDQAKLSAPDLRARSRTWGAELAAAGVNLNLAPVLDLVPAKTAASNPPIGVFARNYGYTAQSVITHGNAFAQGQRDAGVQTSIKHFPGLGRVTANTDTTAGVTDKVTGPDAASVAVFDAGIEAGSGLVMMSSAIYTRIDPDAPAVFSPKAVGLVRELGFDGVIISDDLSAAVQVQSVPAGERAVRAVDAGVDLVLASAKPSVAPAMVDALVEAARADPAFAAKVDAAAARVVAAKASL